A window of Streptomyces sp. NBC_01224 genomic DNA:
TTGTCTTCAAATGTCACGCCCACATCAGGAGCGAGGCGAGGGTGACGGCCGCTTGGTAGGACTCGGCGGTCTTGTCGTAGCGGGTCGCGATGCCACGCCACTGCTTGAGGCGGTTGAAGCACCGTTCCACGACGTTGCGCTGCTTGTAGAGCTGCTTGTCGAAGCGGGGCGGGCGTCCGCCTCGGCTGCCGCGGCGGGCCCGGTTGCGTTTCTGGTCGGCCCGCTCGGGAATTGGTGTGGGCGATGCCGCGCCGCCGCAGCCAGGTGCGTATCGCGCGGGAGCTGCAGCCCTTGTCGCCCAGTACATGAGCGGGCCGCAGCCGGGGCCGTCCCGGCCCGAGGCGGGGCACCCGGATCGCCTCCATCACGGCGGTGAACTGCGTGCAGTCGTTCGTGTTGCCGCCCGTCAGTACGAAGCCGAGCGGGCGCCCCAGGGCATCGCAGGCCAGGTGGATCTTGCTGGTCAGGCCGCCCCGGGAGCATCCGAGTGCAGGGATGCGGAGCCCCCTTTTCGGGCTCCGGCGGCATGCTGGTGGGCGCGTACGACGGTGGAGTCGACCGACACCACCCAGTCGATCTCGCCCGCCGCGTCCGCCCGGGCCTGGGCAGCCCGGAGCATCCGCTCGAAGGTGCCGTCCAGGGCCCACCGGCGAAAGCGGGTGTGCAGCGTGTGCCAGGAGCCGTACCGCTCCGGCACGTCCCGCCAGGCCGTGCCCGTCCGCAACTTCCACACGATCCCGTTGAGCACGGTTCGGTCGTCCAGCCGCTTCCGTCCGCGCAAGGACTGGGGCAGCAACGGACGGAGGAACTCCCACTCCGCATCGGACAGTTCATGGCGAACAATCACCCGACCATGATCCACTACTCAAGATCAATTGAAGACACGCCCTAGAGGCGGCGTGCCGCAACAACCACTGAACTGGCTGGTGTTGTGAGTATCTCAGTGGCGTCCAGGGCTGGATGAGTGAGGTAGAAGAGGCGGAGCTCATCCACTTCGCCGCCGAAACGAGGCGGCCAATGGGGCGAGGGGGTGAAGTCGTCCAGGATGAGCAGGCCACCGGGAGCAAGCTGCTCGACGACCCCCTGGGGGTCGTCACGCTTGCCCCCGCCGTCGCAGAAGAAGACATCGAAGGGGGCATGCTGTTCAAGCAGTCGCCAGTCCCCAGTGAGAACGCTGACGCGCTTGTCGTCCGCGAAGACACTGGCCGCTCGACGGGCCAGCTCCTCGTCACGCTCCACGGTGACCAGGCGTGCACCGGCGCCAAGGCCACTGTGCAGCCAGGCGGTGCCCACTCCCGAGCCGGTGCCGCTCTCCGCAATGATTCCGTGGGGTTTCGCAGCAGCGGCCAGCCTGAGCAACCTGCCCACTTCAGGGATGCAACTCTTCTTGAATCCCGCTTCGGAGGCGACACGCTCTGCCGCCACCACGCGAGGCGGAATCGCACGGTCTGTCATGATCACGCTCCCCTTCATCGTGAACATGACGGTATCCGCCGGCAGAGGCGTCCGCACGGAGTATCGCCTGTCCGGACCCGGCGAGCCTTCCTGGTCAAAGCATTGGCGAGAGACGTGGTCAAGGCGAGGGCGGCAGCGAGATCCAGATCAAGGACGGTGATGCCGGGCAGGGAAACCAGGTGCTCGGCCGTGCTGGGCCGGGGCGGTGTCGGGCGGGTGTGGGCCAGAAACGCCTTCGTGGTTCGGGTCTGAAGGATGACTGGGGATGTTCGGGGCCAGGGGTCACGTCTCGGCAGTAGACCTGAACGTCGTCGTAGGTGATCCCTGCTGCGGCGCGAGAGGGGAGACGCAGGTCACATTCGTTCGTGTCACAACTTGCGGGAGCTGTTCCGTCCAAGAGGGTGTAACCATCAACCACGACACAGGAGCGCACCATGGAAGCTCGGTTGAATCTCTTCGCCAGCCCGGTCGCAGCCAAGTTCGGGAAGCACATCGTCTCTGCGGGCAAGGTGCTTGCGGACTCGACGCTGCCGGCCACGACGCAGGAACTGGTGAAGCTCCGCGCCAGTCAGATCAATGGCTGCGGTTTTTGCACCGACATGCACACCAAGGACGCCGCGCACGCCGGGGAGACCTCGACGCGCCTCAACCTGGTCGCGGCCTGGCGGGAGGCCACGGTGTTCACCGATGCCGAGCGCGCTGCCCTGGAGCTGACGGAGCAGGGCACCCGCATCGCCGACGCGGCCGGCGGCGTCACGGACGAGGCCTGGGCGAATGCCGCCAAGCACTATGACGAGGAGCAGCTCGCCGCTCTGGCGTGCTCCATCGCCCTCATCAACGCCTTCAACCGCCTGAACGTCATCGTCCGACAGCCCGCCGGCGACTACCGGCCCGGCCAGTTCGCATAACCAGGAGCGCCTGGCAGGGACCGCCGGTGCCCCCCGCGGCTGCGGCATCACACGCCCCGGGCACCCCTTGCCGGGGCTCGGGGCGTTGCTCTGGTCCGCCCGGCGCTCCGACTGATCCAGCGAGTCGGGCCGGCCGGCACAGTTCAACCGCTACCGTTCCGGACTCATGCGCAGCCGCGTGCTTCGAACGGTTTGGGGCACGCCGGCTCCCGCGTCGGCTCCGTGTCCGGGCGGCACGCATCGTGTGCGTGGTCCGGGGATGCGGGGGCGGGTTCCCTCGCGCCCGAGAGCACCCGGTCGTGCCTGGACGGTCCGATGCCCCACCGAGGAGCCGCCGCGCGGCCGCGGCAAGGCGCCGCCCTGCTCGCCGCACAGCTCGAAGAAGCGGCATCAACGGCTCAATCGGTCTCCAACAGACCGGGATCGGGGCAGGGCACCTCTCAACTCTCCGCCTTGCTCAGATGTCCCAGGACTTCGGGCGTGCGAGCGCCTCCCACTCGTCGCGGAGCAAGGACAGGACCGCGAGGTCATAGCGGCGTCCCCGGTGCAGACATGCTGAGCGACGCACTCCCTCCTGGACGAATCCCGCTTTGGCCAGGACGGTGAGCGCGGCGGTGTTGGCGGTGTGGGTGACTGCCTGGGCGCGGTGCATGGGCAGTTCGCCGAAGGCGAGATCGACCAGCGCGTCGAGCGCGTCCGTGCCGTATCCCTGCCCTCGGTAGTGCGAGTCCAGCAGCAGATGGACTTCCGCCGTACCGTCGGCAATGTCCTGGTCGACGAGGGCGATGTGGCCGATCGGTGTGCCGTCGGAAAGCAGGAC
This region includes:
- a CDS encoding carboxymuconolactone decarboxylase family protein, with the translated sequence MEARLNLFASPVAAKFGKHIVSAGKVLADSTLPATTQELVKLRASQINGCGFCTDMHTKDAAHAGETSTRLNLVAAWREATVFTDAERAALELTEQGTRIADAAGGVTDEAWANAAKHYDEEQLAALACSIALINAFNRLNVIVRQPAGDYRPGQFA
- a CDS encoding GNAT family N-acetyltransferase, translated to MRDNMTGDQVAETDREPCWRGRKIGLAPVDVDDAELIHSWRSDPVAAHEIGFWPRSLSALRERVERDRDDQDRDDFLVLLSDGTPIGHIALVDQDIADGTAEVHLLLDSHYRGQGYGTDALDALVDLAFGELPMHRAQAVTHTANTAALTVLAKAGFVQEGVRRSACLHRGRRYDLAVLSLLRDEWEALARPKSWDI
- a CDS encoding O-methyltransferase encodes the protein MFTMKGSVIMTDRAIPPRVVAAERVASEAGFKKSCIPEVGRLLRLAAAAKPHGIIAESGTGSGVGTAWLHSGLGAGARLVTVERDEELARRAASVFADDKRVSVLTGDWRLLEQHAPFDVFFCDGGGKRDDPQGVVEQLAPGGLLILDDFTPSPHWPPRFGGEVDELRLFYLTHPALDATEILTTPASSVVVAARRL